The genomic DNA TTTGACCTTTTAGAGCATGAAGCTGAGATTGTAGCAGGATATGCAACTGAGTATTCAGGTCTTAGATGGGGAATGTTTTTTATAGGTGAGTATGCAAATCTATTTACGGTTTGTTTCTTAATCTCACTTATTTTCCTTGGTGGGTTTAATGATCTTTGGTTTATTCCAGGTGGTTTAGCAATTGTACTAAAAGTAATGATGTTAATTTTCTTCTTCCTTTGGACAAGAGCTTCATGGCCTCATATTAGACCAGACCAACTTATGTGGCTTTGCTGGAAAGTTTTAATGCCATTAGCAGTGATAAATATTTTAGTCACTGGTTTTGTATTGATGTTTTAGGATTAGATGATGAGTTTAGAGAAACTAAAAAACAGAGACGTTAGCGTTGATGATTATATAAATATATTTGAAGACAATTATCCAAAAACTTCATGGGGACAGTTTAAACAAGTAGTAAAAAGGTCACTAAAAGGTGAACTTTTCAAAGGACTTGGGATTGTTCTAAATATCATGAGACAAGCACTTTTCAAAGGTGAAATGCAAACAGTTCAATATCCAGCTGAAAAGCTTCCAATTGGACCTAGATATAGAGCAGTACATAAACTACTTGCTCTTTTAGAGTCAGGTGAAAATAGATGTATTGGTTGTGGCCTTTGTGAAAAGATTTGTATTGCTGATTGTATTAGAATGGATACTAGAATTGATGAAAATTCTAGAAAAGAAGTACTTGAATATACAATTAACATGGGTAGATGTATCTTTTGTGGTTATTGTGCAGAAGTTTGCCCAGAGCTTGCAATTGTTCATGGTGGAAGATATGAAAATGCAAGTGAGCAAAGAGCGCATTTTGCTTTAAAAGAGGATTTATTAACACCTCTTGATAAATTGTTAGAGCAAAAAGAGTACCCAGGTTTTGGTGCTGTATCTCCGGATGCAGATGAAAAAATTAAAAAAACACCACTTTCATATTAAGGAGTTTGAATGTTTGAAATCGTAGCTTTTTATCTTTTCGCATTTTTAACTGTAACGATGTTTTCAATTACAGTTTTTACAAATAACTCTTTATATGCATTAAGCTCACTAGCGGCTGGAATGATTTTTATTTCAGCTTTCTTTTTCCTTTTAGGAGCGGAGTTTTTAGGTGCTGTGCAAATTGTTGTTTATACAGGTGCTGTAATGGCTTTATATGCCTTTGGTATGATGTTCTTTGACTCTTTATCAACGGTAAAAGAGAAAATTAAAAACCCAAGATTGGTATTTTTATTAACAGGTATTTCTGCTTTAGTTGTAGTTTTAATTTTTACAGCTCCAATTGTAGCTACAAATATCGAAGCACACTATCCAATAAATAGTGAATGGGGAAATTCACAACAAGTTGGAATCGTACTTTTTACTAAATATTTAGTTCCCTTTGAAGTTGCAGCTGTAATGCTTTTAGTTGCTATGATTGGTGGAATTATTTTAGCTGGTAAAAAAATGGATGTATCATATACTGAACTTAGTGAAGAGCAAATTGATGAATTTGAGAAAGAGCAAAAAGAAAAGGAGACTAAGTAAATGACTTTAAATGCATACTTAATTTTATCAGCAGTACTTTTCTTTATAGGTATGATTGGAGTATTAAGAAGAAAAAATCTTCTTATGCTTTTTTTCTCAACGGAAATTATGTTAAATGCAGTAAATGTTGGACTTGCAGCTGTATCAAAGTTTCATGAAGATATCACAGGTCAGATGTTTGCCTTTTTTATTATTGCAATTGCAGCAAGTGAAGTTGCTATTGGACTTGGACTTCTTATTCTTTGGTACAAGAAAAAAGGTTCAATCAATCTTGATACTCTACAAAGTATGAAAGGCTAAGGGGAATGTTTATGGAAAACTATTTATATATTGCCCTTTTTGCTCCACTTGTAGGCTCACTAATAGCAACACTATTTGCAAACAGTCCAAAACAGAATTTTATCGGAGTATTAACAACACTTTTAATTGCTGTTTCAATGTTTGCATCTTTAAAACTTTTATATTTTGTGTATTCAACTGATGTAGTAGTTTCAGCAAAACTTTTCTCTTGGATAGAAATAGGTAATTTATCTATTCCTTTTGGTTTTGTAGTTGACCAAGTAAGTGTTGTGATGATGGTTGTTGTAACTGTTGTTTCAACTATGGTTCATATTCATTCTATTGGTTATATGGAGCATGATAAAAGTTTTAATAGATTTTTTGCATGGCTTAGTGCCTTTGTATTTTCAATGATGATACTTGTTATGAGTGATAACTTTGCAGGATTGTTTATTGGATGGGAAGGTGTTGGACTTTGTTCTTGGGGATTAATTGGCTTTTGGTATCACAAAAAAGACCAAGAATTATCAAATGATATTAAGAAATCACCGTTTTCAACCCTTTCACCATTTTCTTCTATTTCACCTGCCTTTGCAGCAAATGAAGCATTTATCACAAATAGAATTGCAGACTTAGCAATGCTTCTAGGAATGTTCTTGATTTTTTGGAACTTAGGAAGTTTACAATATGATGTGGTATTTGCAAATATAATTGCACTAGATAATAGTTTAATTGTAGCTATTGCAGTACTTCTATTTATAGGAGCAATGGGTAAATCAGCACAATTTCCTTTTAATCAATGGCTTGCAAATGCAATGGAAGGACCAACTCCTGTTTCAGCACTAATTCATGCTGCAACAATGGTAACAGCAGGAGTTTACTTAGTAATAAGAGCAAATGAGATTTTTGTAGCAGTTCCAAGTGTAGGAAATTTTATAGCTGCCCTTGGTGCTTTTGTAGCAATTGGGGCTGCACTTATGGCACTAGTAGCTACTAATATTAAAAAAATCATTGCCTTTTCTACTTTATCACAGCTTGGATATATGTTTGTAGCAGCTGGTCTTGGAGCTTATTGGGTGGCACTATTTCACCTTGCAACTCATGCTTTCTTTAAATCAGTTCTATTTTTAGGTGCTGGAAATGTAATGCATGCTCTTAATGATGAAATCAACATCAAAAATATGGGTGGTTTATATAAGCATATGAAAGGTACAGCAATTATTATGATAATTGCTTCTTTAGCTCTTGCTGGAATTTTCCCATTAGCAGGTTTCTTCTCAAAAGATTTAATTTTAGAAGTTGCCTTTGGAAGCCATAGTTTTATTATCTGGGTAGTGTTATTTATAACAGCAGGACTTACGGCATTTTATTCATTTAGACTTATTATGTATGTGTTTTTTGGAAAAGAGAACTTCAAAGAGTTTAATTACCATCCTCACGAAGCAAAGAGTTTTGTAATAGCTTCAATGTCTATTTTAGCTCTTCTTTCAATAGTTGCAGGGTGGTTTAAACCTTTATTTGTAGAGTTTGTAACTAAAAAACTTCCAGTTTTAAATGTGCACTTGGATTATTCAACTATTTATTTATTAATAGTTGCTACAAGTGCTATCGTTTTAATAGCAATTGCCTTTGCAGTGTTTAGATTTAGAAAAAAGCAAACTTATTTATCTTCTTCTTTAGAAGGTAAGTTTTTCTATAAACTGTTAGCAAATCAGTTTTATATTCCACATTTTATAGAGAGTATTGTGAATAAGTCATATCTAATTCTTTCAATAATTGCTTTTAAAGTTTTTGATATGAAGATAATAGATTTTATAGTTGATGGAATTGCAAAAGTGATTTATAAAAGTGGTGATAAAGCAAGAGTTTCTCAAAATGGAAATTTATCAAGTTCATTAAGACTAATGGTTTTAGGAATAGTTTTCCTTTTAGTCTTAGGTATTGTTTTAGCAGTAGCAAGCCAAGGGGTTTATTAAGATGGAATATATTTTATCAATATTAATATTTTTTCCAGCATTTGCAGCGATAGTAGGGTTTTTAGTAAAACAAGACTCTATTAAAGCTTATGGAATATGTGTTACTGCTATGCAGTTTGTTTTATCACTTGTTCTTTGGATGAACTTTGATGTAAATGAAGGGCAAATGCAGTTTACACATATCATTCCTATTATTAGTTCATATGGAATAAATTATCATGTGGGAGTTGATGGTATCTCACTATTTTTAGTGATTATGACAACTTTTATGACTATGATTTCTCTTATTGGACTTAGTGAAAAAAGAGATTTAAAGAATCTAGTTATTACTGTACTATTTTTAGAAATGACTATGGTAGGAGTATTTTTAGCCCTTGATGCAATTATTTTCTATGCTTTCTGGGAGTTATCATTAGTACCTATGCTTTATATTATTGGAGCATGGGGTGGGAAGTTAAGAATCTACGCTTCTATAAAGTTCTTCTTATATACTTTTTTAGGTTCTTTAATTATGCTTGTGGGAATGCTTTATTTAGCTTATGTTTATTATATAACAACAGGAACTTATAGCTTTAGTTTACAAGATTGGAATATGATGATACTTCCATTTGATATGCAATTTTGGTTATTTATTGCATTCTTTTGTGGTTTTGCTGTTAAAGTTCCAATGTTCCCATTCCATACTTGGCTTCCTTATGCACATGGACAGGCACCAACAATTGGTTCTGTAATCCTTGCAGCTGTTTTACTTAAAATGGGAACATATGGTTTTGTGAGATTCTCATTACCACTTTTCCCTGATGCAAGTGTTTACTTTACAATTCCAATGGCTATCTTAGCTTTAATTGCAATTGTTTATACAGCAATGGTAGCTTATGCTCAAGAAGATATGAAACAGGTTATTGCTTACTCTTCTGTTTCTCATATGGGTGTGATTATCTTAGGAATTTTTGCACTAAATGTTGAAGGAATTGGTGGAGCAATTTTTCTTATGATTTCCCATGGTATTGTTTCGGGAGCTCTGTTTATGTTAGTTGGGGTTGTTTATGACAGAACCCACACTAAGATGATAAAAGATTATGGTGGAATAGCAAGAGTTATGCCAAAGTATGCAACTATATTTGCAATTATGCTTATGGCATCAATTGGACTTCCTCTAACTATAGGATTTGTAGGTGAGTTTTTATCTCTTCTTGG from Arcobacter sp. F155 includes the following:
- the nuoI gene encoding NADH-quinone oxidoreductase subunit NuoI, which gives rise to MSLEKLKNRDVSVDDYINIFEDNYPKTSWGQFKQVVKRSLKGELFKGLGIVLNIMRQALFKGEMQTVQYPAEKLPIGPRYRAVHKLLALLESGENRCIGCGLCEKICIADCIRMDTRIDENSRKEVLEYTINMGRCIFCGYCAEVCPELAIVHGGRYENASEQRAHFALKEDLLTPLDKLLEQKEYPGFGAVSPDADEKIKKTPLSY
- a CDS encoding NADH-quinone oxidoreductase subunit J; translation: MFEIVAFYLFAFLTVTMFSITVFTNNSLYALSSLAAGMIFISAFFFLLGAEFLGAVQIVVYTGAVMALYAFGMMFFDSLSTVKEKIKNPRLVFLLTGISALVVVLIFTAPIVATNIEAHYPINSEWGNSQQVGIVLFTKYLVPFEVAAVMLLVAMIGGIILAGKKMDVSYTELSEEQIDEFEKEQKEKETK
- the nuoK gene encoding NADH-quinone oxidoreductase subunit NuoK → MTLNAYLILSAVLFFIGMIGVLRRKNLLMLFFSTEIMLNAVNVGLAAVSKFHEDITGQMFAFFIIAIAASEVAIGLGLLILWYKKKGSINLDTLQSMKG
- the nuoL gene encoding NADH-quinone oxidoreductase subunit L — translated: MENYLYIALFAPLVGSLIATLFANSPKQNFIGVLTTLLIAVSMFASLKLLYFVYSTDVVVSAKLFSWIEIGNLSIPFGFVVDQVSVVMMVVVTVVSTMVHIHSIGYMEHDKSFNRFFAWLSAFVFSMMILVMSDNFAGLFIGWEGVGLCSWGLIGFWYHKKDQELSNDIKKSPFSTLSPFSSISPAFAANEAFITNRIADLAMLLGMFLIFWNLGSLQYDVVFANIIALDNSLIVAIAVLLFIGAMGKSAQFPFNQWLANAMEGPTPVSALIHAATMVTAGVYLVIRANEIFVAVPSVGNFIAALGAFVAIGAALMALVATNIKKIIAFSTLSQLGYMFVAAGLGAYWVALFHLATHAFFKSVLFLGAGNVMHALNDEINIKNMGGLYKHMKGTAIIMIIASLALAGIFPLAGFFSKDLILEVAFGSHSFIIWVVLFITAGLTAFYSFRLIMYVFFGKENFKEFNYHPHEAKSFVIASMSILALLSIVAGWFKPLFVEFVTKKLPVLNVHLDYSTIYLLIVATSAIVLIAIAFAVFRFRKKQTYLSSSLEGKFFYKLLANQFYIPHFIESIVNKSYLILSIIAFKVFDMKIIDFIVDGIAKVIYKSGDKARVSQNGNLSSSLRLMVLGIVFLLVLGIVLAVASQGVY
- a CDS encoding NADH-quinone oxidoreductase subunit M, which gives rise to MEYILSILIFFPAFAAIVGFLVKQDSIKAYGICVTAMQFVLSLVLWMNFDVNEGQMQFTHIIPIISSYGINYHVGVDGISLFLVIMTTFMTMISLIGLSEKRDLKNLVITVLFLEMTMVGVFLALDAIIFYAFWELSLVPMLYIIGAWGGKLRIYASIKFFLYTFLGSLIMLVGMLYLAYVYYITTGTYSFSLQDWNMMILPFDMQFWLFIAFFCGFAVKVPMFPFHTWLPYAHGQAPTIGSVILAAVLLKMGTYGFVRFSLPLFPDASVYFTIPMAILALIAIVYTAMVAYAQEDMKQVIAYSSVSHMGVIILGIFALNVEGIGGAIFLMISHGIVSGALFMLVGVVYDRTHTKMIKDYGGIARVMPKYATIFAIMLMASIGLPLTIGFVGEFLSLLGFFKVSATLTLIAGLTIIFGAVYMLTMYKKVFFGPIKNEKNHELKDLNKRELSALIPLVALVVILGVYPKPILKPVETSVNHVVEVMKIKALEDKTRVEILNRNSIEGAR